A stretch of DNA from Vibrio gallaecicus:
AACGTATATACATTGTTATAAGGATACCGACAATGAAACGCGATACTTTTGGAATTTGCCTTAATAAGGCCATGCTGTTTAACAACTTAAAAGCAACATTTACTCATGTCAGAGCTTATGAGAAAGACGCCACTTCGCCTCTTGATCTCAAAGTCTTACTTAGCTTTCCGCAAATGTCTGGGCAAGATTTATTGCAAACCATGCAAGGCTCTCGACAGCTTGAATGGAGAGCCGATCACCATTGCCCTAGTTTTAAGTAATAACTCACTTTAAGTAAAAACTAGATTTTACTCCCCCCTAAAACCATCATTTTTGAAACACCCAAAGAGTGCGCTAGTCGCACTCTTTTTTTATTTACTCTTTCTATTTTTGTACTTCTTTGTTTTTAATCATTTCTTAGCTAACCTATTATAATCTCAGTAATGATTTTCATATCAAGTGATTCAAGACAAAATCAATTACTCCTGTTAACATTAGAGCTTATACTCTAAATAAGAAATTAGACTCAATGACCAATCAGACAAAAAAAACGTTCACGTCTAACTCTCTCCTAGTTGGTTTACTCAGCAGTGCTCTGAGCTTTTCTTGTTTGGCAAGCCCAATTTCCTTTGCCGATGCATGGAAAATGCTTCAAGAAAACAACAATTCTCTTGCGGCACAACAAGCGAATGTTGAACGATATGGGCATCTACAACGTGCAACTAACAGTTTAAACCTCCCCTCTGTAAGCTTAAGTGCTAATTACACGCATCTAGACAATGATGTCACCCTGAATGGTGAGCAGTTTGCAGATAGCTTAAGCGGTGTACCCGCAGTACCTCCTTTACCTGGAATTGGAAACATTATCAGTGGTCTAGGCGGAATTACTTCTACGATCACTGAACAAGACATTTTCACCTCTTCAATTCGCGCTATCTGGCCTATTTTTACGGGCGGAAGAATTACAGCAGCACAAGATGCCGCACAAGGTAAAAGTGAAGAAGCTAAAAGTCAGCTATTAATGGAGACTCAAGCTCGATATGAAGACCTTAGTAAGTACTATTTCTCAGTTTTGCTTGCTCAGGATGTTCTACAAACACGCAAAGCGGTGACATCAGGTTTAACTCAACATCGCAACTTCGCGCTTAAACTTGAAGAGCAAGGACAAATCGCAAAGGTGGAGCGCTTACAAGCAGAAGCTTCACTCGATAAAGCTAAAGTCGAACAAAACAAAGCAAAAAACGACCTAAATATTGCGCAAATTGCATTAACTCAAATATTAGGACAAAGCCAAACCATCGAGCCTTCTGAGCAGCTTTTCATCAATACTAGCTTACCAAACATGAATGCCTTTATTGAACAAACACTGGCAACCTACCCTGGTTTGCAATTATTAGAGGCAAAAGAGAAACAAGCGGACAGCTTAATCAGAGCGGAAAAAGGGAAATACTACCCAGAAGTTTATCTATATGGTGATTACAGCCTGCACGAGGATGATTCGCTCGCCAGTGAAATGAAACCAGATTGGTTAGTAGGGATAGGAGTAAATGTCCCATTGATTGACACGTCAGGTCGTTCAGACAAAGTAGCTGCGGCGCATAGCGCGGTATCTCAAGTTCAGTATCTAAAAGCTCAAGCGAAGCAAGATCTT
This window harbors:
- a CDS encoding TolC family protein; this encodes MTNQTKKTFTSNSLLVGLLSSALSFSCLASPISFADAWKMLQENNNSLAAQQANVERYGHLQRATNSLNLPSVSLSANYTHLDNDVTLNGEQFADSLSGVPAVPPLPGIGNIISGLGGITSTITEQDIFTSSIRAIWPIFTGGRITAAQDAAQGKSEEAKSQLLMETQARYEDLSKYYFSVLLAQDVLQTRKAVTSGLTQHRNFALKLEEQGQIAKVERLQAEASLDKAKVEQNKAKNDLNIAQIALTQILGQSQTIEPSEQLFINTSLPNMNAFIEQTLATYPGLQLLEAKEKQADSLIRAEKGKYYPEVYLYGDYSLHEDDSLASEMKPDWLVGIGVNVPLIDTSGRSDKVAAAHSAVSQVQYLKAQAKQDLKVLVQKTYLEAQQSIEEVLGLNSSLSLAQENLSLRKKAFNQGLANSLEVVDAELYLASIKTQQSVARFQYLISLNKLLALSSEMTTYSTYLHNAVLPISESRTESNVESTSQDHS